The following coding sequences are from one Bradyrhizobium sp. 200 window:
- a CDS encoding MaoC/PaaZ C-terminal domain-containing protein, with product MPINYEQLMALKNLGQKYAYTDREVMLYAYGIGLGADPMDENELAYVNEGTFTPRPLKVVPTFASVAAWGSGPGEMNLNRVMVVDGERDITFHKPLPSAAKITADSTVLDVFDKGKDKGAVIRHQTVLKDENGEKLATLVASRFARGDGGFGGPSEGQPEPHKVPTRTPDQIVDITTRPDQALVYRLCGDRNPLHSDPEFAKKAGFPKPILHGMCTYGITCRGVLQTYADYDPSAFRQHVARFSSPVFPGETVTMELWKDGNVVSFEAKVKARGVTVIKSGKTVLG from the coding sequence ATGCCGATCAATTACGAACAGCTCATGGCCCTGAAAAATCTCGGCCAGAAATATGCCTATACCGACCGCGAGGTGATGCTTTACGCCTACGGCATCGGCCTGGGCGCCGATCCGATGGACGAGAATGAACTCGCCTATGTCAATGAAGGCACCTTTACCCCGCGTCCCCTCAAGGTGGTGCCGACCTTCGCCTCGGTGGCGGCGTGGGGGTCGGGCCCGGGCGAGATGAATCTCAACCGCGTGATGGTGGTCGACGGCGAGCGTGACATCACCTTCCACAAGCCGCTGCCGAGCGCGGCCAAGATCACGGCCGACTCGACCGTGCTCGACGTCTTCGACAAGGGCAAGGACAAGGGCGCCGTCATCAGGCACCAGACCGTGCTGAAGGATGAGAACGGCGAGAAGCTCGCCACGCTCGTGGCTTCGCGCTTCGCCCGCGGCGATGGCGGATTTGGCGGGCCTTCGGAGGGCCAGCCCGAGCCGCATAAGGTGCCGACCCGCACGCCCGACCAGATCGTCGACATCACGACACGGCCGGACCAGGCACTGGTCTATCGCCTCTGCGGCGATCGTAATCCGCTGCATAGCGATCCTGAGTTCGCCAAGAAGGCTGGCTTCCCGAAGCCGATCCTGCACGGCATGTGCACCTACGGCATCACCTGCCGCGGCGTGCTGCAGACCTACGCCGACTACGACCCGTCCGCCTTCAGGCAGCACGTCGCGCGTTTTTCGTCGCCGGTGTTTCCCGGCGAGACCGTGACGATGGAATTGTGGAAGGACGGCAACGTCGTCTCGTTCGAAGCCAAGGTGAAGGCGCGGGGCGTGACCGTAATCAAGAGCGGCAAGACGGTGCTGGGCTAG
- a CDS encoding SDR family oxidoreductase, which produces MGLLDGKVAIITGAGGGLGEAYAKLFAREGAAVVVNDLGGPRDGSGADVSMAQKVVNAIKEEGGRAVANGSDISTVAGGQSVFDDAIKNFGRADILVNNAGILLDETFAKAKEANWDKVIRVHLKGTFCCTQPVFKWMRENGGGVIVNTSSTSGLIGNFGQTNYGAAKGGIWGLSNVLAIEGRKYNIRIWTLAPGALTRMTADLPRYKENPGAALGPGGIAPAVLYMVSDLSGDQTGKVLGVSGPRGVREMRMMEMEGWTPPFTGWKAEDIVTHANEIFFSEEDIKKSARRFK; this is translated from the coding sequence ATGGGACTACTCGACGGCAAGGTTGCCATCATCACCGGCGCGGGCGGTGGGCTCGGTGAAGCCTACGCCAAACTATTCGCCCGCGAAGGTGCGGCGGTTGTAGTCAACGATCTCGGCGGACCGCGCGATGGCTCCGGCGCCGACGTCTCGATGGCGCAGAAGGTGGTCAATGCGATCAAGGAGGAGGGCGGCCGGGCCGTTGCCAACGGCTCCGACATCTCGACCGTCGCGGGCGGGCAGTCGGTGTTCGACGACGCCATCAAGAATTTCGGCCGCGCCGATATCCTGGTGAACAATGCCGGCATCCTGCTCGACGAGACCTTTGCCAAGGCCAAGGAGGCCAATTGGGACAAGGTGATCAGGGTGCACCTCAAAGGCACCTTCTGCTGCACCCAGCCGGTGTTCAAATGGATGCGCGAGAACGGCGGCGGCGTCATCGTCAACACGTCCTCGACCTCGGGCCTGATCGGCAATTTCGGCCAGACCAATTATGGCGCCGCCAAGGGCGGTATCTGGGGACTGTCGAACGTGCTGGCGATCGAGGGCCGCAAATACAACATCCGGATATGGACGCTGGCCCCGGGCGCGCTGACCCGCATGACCGCCGACCTGCCGCGCTACAAGGAAAACCCCGGCGCCGCCCTGGGGCCGGGCGGCATTGCGCCGGCCGTGCTATACATGGTCAGCGACTTGTCAGGCGACCAGACCGGCAAGGTGCTCGGCGTCTCCGGCCCGCGCGGCGTGCGGGAGATGCGGATGATGGAAATGGAAGGCTGGACGCCGCCGTTTACGGGGTGGAAAGCTGAGGATATCGTTACCCACGCCAACGAAATCTTCTTCTCCGAGGAGGATATCAAGAAGTCGGCGCGGCGATTTAAGTAA
- a CDS encoding dihydrodipicolinate synthase family protein — MKLTAQAAGTFAIAPTPFHDDGRIDEKSIDRLTDFYAEVGCDGVTVLGILGEAPKLDAAEAEQVAVRFVKRARNMQIIVGVSAPGFASMRSLAKASMDAGAAGVMIAPPPSLRTDDQITGYFKQAQEAIGDEIPWVLQDYPLTLNVIFTPAVIRKIVMDSPSCVMLKHEDWPGLEKISTLRGYQKDGSLKPMSILVGNGGLFLDFEMERGADGAMTGYAFPELLIDVVKLQKAGKRDAAHDLFDAHLPLIRYEQQPGAGLSVRKYVLQKRGIISSSAQRKPGATITATAKAEVEYLLSRVARVDRRANLQPQSSAAG, encoded by the coding sequence ATGAAGCTCACCGCCCAGGCCGCCGGCACTTTTGCGATCGCGCCGACCCCGTTCCACGATGACGGCCGCATCGACGAGAAATCGATCGACCGGCTGACCGACTTCTACGCCGAAGTCGGCTGCGACGGTGTGACCGTGCTCGGCATTCTGGGCGAGGCGCCGAAGCTCGACGCAGCCGAGGCCGAGCAGGTGGCGGTTCGCTTCGTCAAGCGTGCCAGGAACATGCAGATCATTGTCGGCGTCTCGGCGCCGGGCTTTGCCTCGATGCGCTCGTTGGCAAAGGCCTCGATGGATGCCGGCGCCGCCGGCGTGATGATCGCGCCGCCGCCGAGCTTGCGCACCGACGACCAGATCACCGGCTATTTCAAGCAGGCGCAGGAAGCGATCGGCGACGAGATTCCCTGGGTGCTGCAGGATTATCCGCTGACGCTCAACGTCATCTTCACACCGGCCGTGATCCGCAAGATCGTGATGGACTCGCCGTCCTGCGTGATGCTCAAGCACGAGGACTGGCCGGGCCTGGAAAAGATCTCGACGCTGCGCGGCTATCAGAAAGACGGCTCGCTGAAGCCGATGTCGATCCTCGTTGGCAATGGCGGCCTATTCCTCGATTTCGAGATGGAGCGCGGCGCCGACGGCGCCATGACCGGTTACGCCTTCCCGGAATTGCTGATCGATGTGGTGAAGCTGCAAAAGGCCGGCAAGCGCGACGCGGCGCACGACCTGTTCGACGCGCATCTGCCGCTGATCCGCTACGAACAGCAGCCCGGCGCGGGCCTGTCGGTGCGCAAATACGTGCTGCAGAAGCGCGGCATCATTTCTTCCAGCGCGCAGCGCAAGCCCGGTGCGACTATCACGGCAACCGCAAAGGCCGAAGTCGAGTATCTGCTTTCGCGGGTGGCGCGCGTCGACCGCCGCGCCAATCTGCAACCGCAATCCAGCGCGGCGGGCTAG
- a CDS encoding NUDIX hydrolase — protein MAEVVAPRPASTILLLRDSAGAREVEVFMMVRHYEIDFNSGALVFPGGSVDKGDKEIIATPELYSGGEGLDEATLSFRIAAIRETFEESGILLARPKGSKALVDAKRASEIEAAHRADLCDSKIGFLKVLADNGMVLALDELVPYAHWITPEGMPKRFDTWFFLAAAPPEQVGAHDGKESTDSIWVSPREALEGGETGRFKLPFPTTRNLIKLGKQQSVKAALDDSRGKSVVTVTPVMTRNNGGRQLRIPLEAGYDGELFEVGSVG, from the coding sequence ATGGCCGAAGTCGTCGCCCCGCGTCCCGCGTCCACCATCCTGCTGCTGCGCGACAGCGCCGGCGCCAGGGAGGTCGAGGTCTTCATGATGGTTCGTCATTATGAGATCGACTTCAATTCGGGTGCGCTGGTGTTTCCCGGCGGCAGCGTCGACAAGGGCGACAAGGAGATCATCGCGACGCCTGAGCTGTATTCCGGCGGCGAGGGGCTCGACGAGGCCACGCTGAGTTTCCGCATTGCCGCGATCCGCGAGACCTTTGAGGAAAGCGGAATCCTGCTGGCGCGTCCGAAAGGATCGAAGGCACTGGTCGACGCCAAACGCGCCAGCGAAATCGAGGCCGCGCATCGCGCCGACCTTTGCGACAGCAAGATCGGTTTCCTGAAGGTGCTGGCCGACAACGGCATGGTGCTGGCGCTCGACGAACTCGTGCCCTATGCGCACTGGATCACGCCGGAGGGCATGCCCAAGCGGTTCGATACCTGGTTTTTCCTCGCCGCCGCACCGCCCGAACAGGTCGGCGCCCATGACGGCAAGGAATCCACCGACTCGATCTGGGTGTCGCCGCGCGAGGCGCTCGAAGGTGGCGAGACCGGGCGCTTCAAGCTACCGTTCCCGACCACGCGCAATCTGATCAAGCTCGGCAAGCAGCAAAGCGTGAAGGCGGCGCTCGACGACTCCAGAGGCAAATCCGTCGTCACGGTGACGCCGGTCATGACCAGGAACAATGGCGGCCGCCAGCTCCGCATTCCCCTCGAAGCCGGCTATGACGGCGAGCTGTTCGAGGTCGGCTCGGTCGGCTAA
- a CDS encoding PAS domain S-box protein: MTAETPPNSLPPRSFSLSIGQLTFGSFMLVLAVIIITSTASVIAIRHIDSTFAELQRLQSVGDLAEDIDRRMNELRLAARDFVTDPGTQSVQVGEAATSLSEVLKKTRLELAPEQQDMIDGVSERLTTYRNGIERISALINRRAEMIVALPPLREKFDAAIAETADPHVASALFQSQSRIASALLARNPSAAEQTAQGMRSMTITEPNLRAAVDAYAEAIIGISIRERQISDIDKEVLGTEGRLIQRVTELLREVSERRGRVLSRDFAKTLTEAKWQSIVLGTAGVLIGIFASLLVVRRTVRPLAAIASSIRAVAGGEKSASIPAIDVDNEIGDIARAAEVFRQTLVDADTAREAAVRALAEQRLAEESYRKLFESSVDGIYVTTPGGALLNANPALARMMGYATPQDLINGIGSIADTVYVHPEARAEYERLMQRDGMVREYEYQVRTRNDSVLWLSDSASSVHNEAGVIVRYEGTVRDITDQKRAEDAIAEGRRLLQMVIDTVPAVINVKDRELRYVLMNRYMAGIFGVEPGYAIGRTTADLMSRYGAAKTSEPDKRVLAVGKELGFYEEEYKDASGHMRQWLVNKLPILDAAGEIENIVTVALDIGERKRVESEMRKAKDAAEGALRNLRETQNSLIEAEKLAALGRLVAGVAHEVNNPVGISLTVASALERKTSNFAAEVARGELRRSSLNDFLDTSRDASSQLVANLNRAAELIQSFKQVAADRNYSDQRSFDLGDLTEQVVMSLRPGLRKHNLTLNVECQPNLIMNSYPGPYGQVLTNLFLNSVAHAFPDGKPGTVDIQVRESGKDNVEIIFSDNGIGMSLDVRRRAFDPFFTTRRDQGGTGLGLHIVYSIVTTRLGGRLDLDSQPGGGTRIQMILPRTAPLEQAAE, translated from the coding sequence ATGACCGCTGAAACGCCGCCGAATTCGCTGCCGCCGCGATCGTTCTCGCTGTCGATCGGCCAATTGACGTTCGGCAGTTTCATGCTGGTGTTGGCGGTGATCATCATCACCTCGACCGCCAGCGTCATCGCCATCCGCCACATCGATTCGACCTTTGCCGAGCTGCAGCGGCTGCAGAGCGTCGGGGACCTCGCCGAGGACATCGATCGCCGCATGAACGAATTGCGGCTCGCCGCGCGGGATTTCGTCACCGACCCCGGCACGCAGTCGGTTCAGGTCGGCGAAGCCGCGACTTCGCTCAGCGAGGTCCTGAAGAAGACCCGGCTGGAGCTTGCTCCCGAGCAGCAGGACATGATCGACGGCGTCAGCGAGCGCCTGACGACCTATCGAAACGGCATCGAGCGCATTTCCGCGCTGATCAATCGCCGCGCTGAAATGATCGTGGCCCTGCCGCCCCTGCGGGAGAAGTTCGATGCAGCGATCGCCGAGACGGCTGATCCCCACGTCGCGTCGGCATTGTTTCAGAGCCAGAGCCGGATCGCCTCGGCGCTGCTGGCGCGCAATCCGTCTGCCGCCGAACAGACCGCGCAAGGCATGCGCTCGATGACGATTACCGAGCCGAATCTGCGCGCGGCCGTCGATGCCTATGCCGAAGCGATCATCGGCATATCGATTCGCGAGCGGCAGATATCCGACATCGACAAGGAGGTGCTGGGAACGGAGGGCCGCCTGATCCAGCGCGTCACGGAATTGTTGCGCGAGGTCAGCGAGCGGCGGGGCCGTGTCCTCTCCCGCGATTTTGCAAAGACACTGACGGAAGCGAAGTGGCAGAGCATCGTGCTCGGCACCGCCGGCGTGCTGATCGGAATATTCGCCTCACTGCTGGTGGTTCGTCGCACCGTGCGCCCGCTCGCCGCGATTGCAAGCTCGATCCGCGCGGTGGCCGGCGGCGAGAAGAGTGCATCGATCCCGGCAATCGACGTGGACAACGAGATCGGCGACATTGCCCGCGCCGCCGAGGTGTTCCGGCAGACGCTGGTCGATGCCGATACGGCACGCGAGGCGGCGGTGCGTGCGCTCGCCGAACAACGGCTTGCCGAGGAAAGCTACCGCAAGCTGTTCGAGTCCTCGGTCGATGGAATTTATGTCACGACGCCCGGCGGGGCGCTGCTGAACGCCAACCCGGCGCTGGCGCGGATGATGGGCTATGCCACGCCGCAGGATCTGATCAACGGCATCGGCAGCATTGCGGATACGGTCTATGTCCATCCCGAGGCGCGGGCGGAATACGAGCGGCTGATGCAACGCGACGGCATGGTCCGTGAATATGAGTATCAGGTTCGCACGCGCAACGATTCGGTGCTGTGGCTCTCCGACAGCGCCAGCTCCGTGCACAACGAGGCCGGCGTCATCGTCCGCTACGAGGGAACGGTGCGCGACATCACCGACCAGAAGCGCGCCGAGGATGCGATCGCCGAAGGCCGCCGCTTGCTGCAAATGGTGATCGACACCGTGCCCGCCGTCATCAACGTCAAGGACAGGGAGCTCCGCTATGTCCTGATGAACCGCTATATGGCCGGCATTTTCGGGGTCGAGCCGGGATATGCGATCGGCCGCACCACCGCCGACCTGATGTCGCGCTACGGCGCGGCAAAGACCAGCGAGCCCGACAAGCGGGTGCTGGCGGTCGGCAAGGAGCTCGGCTTTTACGAGGAGGAATACAAGGACGCGTCCGGCCATATGCGGCAATGGCTGGTCAACAAGCTGCCGATCCTGGATGCGGCCGGCGAGATCGAGAACATCGTGACCGTTGCGCTCGACATCGGCGAGCGCAAGCGCGTCGAATCCGAGATGCGCAAGGCCAAGGACGCGGCGGAGGGGGCACTGCGGAACTTGCGCGAGACGCAGAATTCGCTGATCGAGGCGGAAAAGCTCGCCGCGTTGGGACGGCTGGTGGCCGGCGTGGCCCACGAGGTCAACAACCCCGTCGGCATCAGCCTGACGGTTGCGTCCGCGCTGGAGCGCAAGACGTCGAACTTTGCAGCCGAGGTCGCCCGCGGCGAACTGCGGCGATCGAGCCTGAACGATTTCCTCGATACCAGCCGCGATGCGTCGTCGCAGCTCGTCGCCAACCTCAACCGCGCCGCCGAGCTGATCCAGTCGTTCAAGCAGGTCGCCGCGGACCGCAACTATTCCGACCAGCGCTCTTTCGACCTTGGCGACCTCACCGAGCAGGTGGTGATGAGCCTGCGGCCGGGCCTGCGCAAACACAATCTGACGCTCAATGTCGAGTGCCAGCCCAATCTGATCATGAACAGCTATCCCGGGCCCTACGGACAGGTGCTCACCAACCTGTTCCTCAATTCGGTGGCGCATGCGTTCCCGGACGGCAAGCCCGGCACAGTCGATATCCAGGTACGCGAGTCCGGCAAGGACAATGTCGAGATCATCTTTTCCGATAATGGCATCGGCATGAGCCTCGACGTTCGCCGCCGCGCCTTCGATCCGTTCTTCACCACGCGTCGCGACCAGGGCGGCACCGGACTTGGCCTGCACATCGTCTACAGCATCGTGACGACGCGCCTCGGCGGCCGGCTCGATCTCGATTCACAGCCGGGCGGTGGCACGCGCATCCAGATGATCCTGCCGCGCACGGCGCCGCTGGAGCAGGCGGCGGAGTAG
- a CDS encoding GrlR family regulatory protein codes for MKNGLYSIHVTLLDGRTGKGSGVILFRDGQILGGDAYLFYTGSYTVKGDTFKGEVLVQRHTTPRDNDNPLFGGPNPVGIGVSGTFTDTRGSMNGTALVGKASQIFGATLHKLADIN; via the coding sequence ATGAAGAACGGGCTCTATTCGATCCACGTCACCCTGCTGGATGGGCGCACCGGCAAGGGCAGCGGCGTCATTTTGTTCAGAGACGGCCAGATTCTCGGCGGCGACGCCTATCTGTTTTATACCGGCAGCTACACCGTGAAGGGCGATACCTTCAAAGGCGAGGTCCTGGTGCAGCGCCACACTACCCCGCGCGACAATGACAATCCGCTGTTCGGCGGACCCAATCCGGTCGGCATTGGCGTATCCGGAACCTTCACCGACACCCGCGGCAGCATGAATGGAACCGCGCTCGTCGGCAAAGCGAGCCAGATCTTCGGCGCCACACTGCACAAGCTGGCGGATATCAACTAG